The proteins below come from a single Drosophila suzukii chromosome X, CBGP_Dsuzu_IsoJpt1.0, whole genome shotgun sequence genomic window:
- the Vap33 gene encoding vesicle-associated membrane protein-associated protein B/C isoform X2: protein MSKPLYDLPLTIDPEHELRFVGPFNRPVVTIMTLRNNSSLPLVFKIKTTAPKRYCVRPNIGKILPFRTTQVEICLQPFIYDQQEKNKHKFMVQSVLAPVDADLTDLNKLWKELEPEQLMDAKLKCVFEMPSAEANAENNSGGGAIGVGSGSAGGGSVGANTSSASAEALESKPKLSSEDKPSSLPDASSDDVDTLVREVSALRETVNELRKENLHLKDQVTRYRSSPAIKQVNEPYAPVLAEKQIPLFYIAIAIAAAILGLLMGKFFL from the exons ATGAGCAAACCACTCTATGATCTTCCGCTGACCATTGACCCAGAGCATGAGTTGCGTTTCGTGG GTCCTTTCAACCGACCCGTCGTCACAATCATGACTCTGCGCAACAATTCTTCTCTGCCACTGGTCTTCAAGATCAAGACAACCGCCCCGAAGCGCTACTGCGTACGTCCAAACATCGGCAAGATCTTGCCCTTTCGAACGACTCAGGTGGAGA TCTGCCTGCAGCCATTCATCTATGATCAGCAGGAGAAGAACAAGCACAAGTTCATGGTGCAGAGCGTCCTGGCACCCGTGGATGCTGATCTAACCGATTTGAATAAGTTG TGGAAGGAACTGGAGCCGGAGCAGCTGATGGACGCCAAACTGAAGTGCGTGTTCGAGATGCCCAGCGCCGAGGCGAATGCGGAGAACAACAGCGGTGGCGGGGCCATCGGCGTCGGAAGCGGAAGTGCCGGCGGCGGAAGCGTGGGCGCCAACACTAGTTCAGCCAGTGCTGAGGCGCTCGAGAGCAAGCCTAAGCTCTCCAGCGAGGATAAG CCCTCGAGTTTGCCCGATGCGTCGTCAGACGATGTGGACACGCTGGTCAGAGAGGTATCGGCGCTGCGTGAGACAGTCAACGAACTGCGAAAAGAAAATCTACACTTGAAG GATCAAGTAACACGTTACCGCAGCTCGCCGGCCATCAAGCAGGTGAATGAGCCCTATGCCCCAGTTCTGGCTGAGAAGCAGATTCCGCTCTTTTACATTGCAATTGCCATTGCTGCGGCCATCTTAGGCCTCCTGATGGGCAAATTCTTTCTCTGA
- the LOC108019042 gene encoding N-acetylneuraminate (7)9-O-acetyltransferase, producing MELRELRGGNGGNGGGGGGGGAGAPGTSGSAGNGSGNGAPSPELGGICIGGAAGGQRMPTKADIFMEQLNATNAKKVALLLVLGFIVYHGLLNWNYGSDSCQWLLSKGRFKGDNEWQPYGCMVHKYSLTDTRRCLRYLAFFDNKNNFVFIGDDSVRLLYERFVEQLRLPLAADEVADEEDNNASATDGSARFEDKKLHMLAQYIRAEEVSPALVEQLYRLEAEKQLSSVYVVGFTYAGLLAGNTTDDVLRQYAANLTLLVAPFHRLVAQTSRVLWKLADRVDEEKLPQSWKLLQNEHIDRLNYVARGVFRYTEASVWESAWHIANGLLDNAIDGHQLCAHGQRLEVQLLWNMYCNDYMNYNDGTCCSSSEPHTTLQIVAYALFGVCMTLVCGMCLRRWLLHLRGQTLYVPLQQQQQSHDGGRAGGAPSNALSALITDYGTPMVALSLLGLILAYFYLCDRTNFFMKENKYYSEFSFWIPVGYVFALGLFFTEDSRFTKVLNRDQTDELRGWILLVVLIYYMTGAQRVLPIHMHIKLLISGYFFLTGYTHFTHMWQTGGSGSLFVRFFQAMFRANFLSVLLCFCMNRPYQFYYFVPLLSFWLCVVYFVLALPPRISSASVDANPLHYLYLVCKCIGCLGGITVLFMSEVFFERIFVTRPWKALFVTTDDDLHEWWHQWKLDRYTVAFGMIYAACFHIAQKYNVFDDNNHGNLFSRRTSISVTLLALLGVGVYTSFSFLCRNVQNCEEIHSYILFIPIVGYVVLRNISGILRTRYSAFFAWFGRISLELFVCQYHIWLAADRHGVLVLLPGFPTLNMIITSFIFVCASHEVHRLTQILLPYAVPSDWRLVMRNFVIFLIVLIPVARSDGMF from the exons ATGGAGCTACGCGAGTTGCGCGGTGGAAATGGTGGAAacggcggaggaggaggaggaggaggagcggGTGCACCCGGAACATCTGGATCAGCGGGAAATGGAAGCGGCAACGGAGCCCCGAGTCCCGAACTCGGTGGCATCTGCATTGGCGGCGCCGCCGGAGGCCAGCGAATGCCCACCAAAGCGGACATATTCATGGAGCAACTGAACGCCACCAATGCCAAGAAGGTGGCTCTGCTCCTGGTTCTCGGGTTCATCGTCTACCACGGCCTGCTCAACTGGAACTACG GCAGCGACTCCTGCCAGTGGCTGTTGTCCAAGGGCCGATTCAAGGGCGACAACGAGTGGCAGCCATACGGGTGCATGGTGCACAAGTACTCCCTCAC TGACACTAGGCGCTGTTTGCGTTACCTCGCCTTCTTCGACAACAAGAACAACTTCGTGTTCATTGGCGATGATAGTGTGCGGCTGCTCTACGAGCGATTTGTGGAGCAATTGCGTCTGCCGCTGGCCGCCGATGAGGTGGCCGACGAGGAGGACAACAACGCCTCGGCGACGGATGGTTCGGCACGTTTCGAGGACAAGAAGCTGCACATGCTGGCCCAGTACATTCGGGCGGAGGAGGTGAGTCCGGCGCTGGTGGAGCAGCTGTATCGCCTGGAGGCCGAGAAGCAGCTGTCCTCCGTGTACGTGGTGGGCTTCACCTATGCCGGCCTGCTAGCCGGCAATACCACGGACGATGTGCTGAGGCAATATGCCGCCAATCTCACACTGCTGGTGGCCCCATTTCATCGCCTGGTGGCGCAAACGTCACGGGTGCTTTGGAAGCTAGCCGATCGGGTGGACGAGGAGAAATTGCCTCAGAGCTGGAAGCTACTGCAGAACGAGCACATAGATCGCTTGAATTATGTGGCCAGAGGTGTTTTCCGGTACACGGAAGCCAGCGTTTGGGAGTCCGCCTGGCACATAGCCAATGGTCTGCTGGACAACGCCATCGATGGTCATCAACTATGCGCCCATGGCCAGCGACTGGAGGTTCAGCTGCTGTGGAACATGTACTGTAATGACTATATGAACTACAACGATGGCACCTGCTGCAGCAGTTCCGAACCGCACACCACGCTTCAGATTGTGGCATATGCCCTGTTTGGAGTCTGCATGACCCTCGTGTGTGGGATGTGCCTGCGCAGATGGCTGCTCCACCTGCGGGGTCAGACTTTATACGTGCCAttacagcagcagcagcagtctCATGATGGCGGACGAGCTGGAGGAGCACCTAGCAATGCCTTATCCGCTCTGATAACCGACTATGGCACACCCATGGTGGCGCTATCACTGCTGGGCCTTATTCTGGCCTATTTCTACCTCTGCGATCGCACCAACTTCTTCATGAAGGAGAACAAATACTACTCGGAGTTCAGCTTCTGGATACCCGTGGGCTATGTCTTCGCCCTGGGACTGTTCTTCACGGAGGACTCACGGTTCACCAAGGTGCTGAATCGCGATCAAACGGACGAGTTGCGTGGCTGGATACTGCTGGTGGTGCTGATATACTATATGACCGGAGCACAGCGAGTGCTGCCCATTCATATGCACATTAAGCTGCTGATCTCCGGCTACTTCTTCCTCACCGGCTACACACACTTTACGCACATGTGGCAGACCGGCGGCAGCGGCTCCCTGTTCGTGCGCTTCTTTCAGGCCATGTTCCGTGCCAATTTTCTGAGCGTGCTGCTGTGCTTCTGCATGAACAGGCCGTATCAGTTCTACTACTTTGTGCCGCTGCTCTCCTTCTGGCTGTGCGTGGTGTACTTTGTGCTCGCCCTACCGCCACGGATTTCATCCGCCTCGGTGGACGCCAATCCGCTGCACTATCTGTATTTGGTGTGCAAGTGCATTGGCTGTCTGGGAGGCATCACGGTGCTCTTCATGTCGGAGGTGTTCTTCGAGCGGATCTTCGTGACACGACCGTGGAAGGCACTGTTTGTGACCACAGACGATGACCTGCACGAGTGGTGGCACCAGTGGAAGCTGGACCGGTATACAGTGGCCTTCGGCATGATCTACGCGGCCTGTTTTCACATTGCCCAGAAGTACAATGTGTTCGATGACAACAACCATGGAAATCTGTTTTCGAGGCGGACCTCCATATCGGTTACATTGCTGGCCCTGCTGGGCGTCGGGGTGTACACCTCGTTCTCGTTCCTCTGCCGCAACGTTCAGAACTGCGAGGAGATCCATTCGTACATACTTTTCATCCCGATTGTGGGCTATGTGGTGCTGAGGAATATCTCGGGCATCCTGCGCACTCGCTACTCGGCGTTCTTCGCCTGGTTTGGACGCATCTCGCTGGAGCTGTTCGTCTGCCAGTATCACATTTGGCTGGCCGCCGATCGACATGGAGTTCTGGTCCTGCTGCCCGGCTTCCCCACGCTCAACATGATCATCACGTCGTTCATTTTTGTGTGCGCCTCGCACGAGGTGCATCGCCTCACCCAAATCCTGCTGCCGTATGCGGTGCCCAGCGACTGGCGTCTGGTCATGCGCAACTTCGTCATCTTTCTCATCGTGCTCATACCCGTCGCCCGGTCGGACGGCATGTTCTGA
- the Vap33 gene encoding vesicle-associated membrane protein-associated protein B/C isoform X1: MSKPLYDLPLTIDPEHELRFVGPFNRPVVTIMTLRNNSSLPLVFKIKTTAPKRYCVRPNIGKILPFRTTQVEICLQPFIYDQQEKNKHKFMVQSVLAPVDADLTDLNKLWKELEPEQLMDAKLKCVFEMPSAEANAENNSGGGAIGVGSGSAGGGSVGANTSSASAEALESKPKLSSEDKPSSLPDASSDDVDTLVREVSALRETVNELRKENLHLKQDQVTRYRSSPAIKQVNEPYAPVLAEKQIPLFYIAIAIAAAILGLLMGKFFL; the protein is encoded by the exons ATGAGCAAACCACTCTATGATCTTCCGCTGACCATTGACCCAGAGCATGAGTTGCGTTTCGTGG GTCCTTTCAACCGACCCGTCGTCACAATCATGACTCTGCGCAACAATTCTTCTCTGCCACTGGTCTTCAAGATCAAGACAACCGCCCCGAAGCGCTACTGCGTACGTCCAAACATCGGCAAGATCTTGCCCTTTCGAACGACTCAGGTGGAGA TCTGCCTGCAGCCATTCATCTATGATCAGCAGGAGAAGAACAAGCACAAGTTCATGGTGCAGAGCGTCCTGGCACCCGTGGATGCTGATCTAACCGATTTGAATAAGTTG TGGAAGGAACTGGAGCCGGAGCAGCTGATGGACGCCAAACTGAAGTGCGTGTTCGAGATGCCCAGCGCCGAGGCGAATGCGGAGAACAACAGCGGTGGCGGGGCCATCGGCGTCGGAAGCGGAAGTGCCGGCGGCGGAAGCGTGGGCGCCAACACTAGTTCAGCCAGTGCTGAGGCGCTCGAGAGCAAGCCTAAGCTCTCCAGCGAGGATAAG CCCTCGAGTTTGCCCGATGCGTCGTCAGACGATGTGGACACGCTGGTCAGAGAGGTATCGGCGCTGCGTGAGACAGTCAACGAACTGCGAAAAGAAAATCTACACTTGAAG cAGGATCAAGTAACACGTTACCGCAGCTCGCCGGCCATCAAGCAGGTGAATGAGCCCTATGCCCCAGTTCTGGCTGAGAAGCAGATTCCGCTCTTTTACATTGCAATTGCCATTGCTGCGGCCATCTTAGGCCTCCTGATGGGCAAATTCTTTCTCTGA